GTTGTCGCCGAGGCGCTGGGGATCACCGCGGTCGGCGGACTGCTGGGTTACGTCCTCGGGTCCTATCTGATTCGGTTCTCGGGCACCGCGTTGACGGCCAATATCAGCGGCTGGACGCTGACCTACGCGTTTCCCTTTGGGATCGCGGGCAGTCTCATTGTGCTGCTGACGCTGGTCGCCGTCGCGGCGGCGCTCTATCCGGCCCGCATGGCGCTCAAGGTTTCGCCGGCCGAGGCGCTGGTCTACGAATGAGGGAGGCAGTAATGAGAGCTCGGGGACTTGTGATCGTTGTCTTGGCGGCTGTTCTGGGACCGGCGTCGCTCGCCCGGCCGGCACCGGCTGATGCGGCCGATGCCGAGCGTCTTGATGGCCGCGCCCTGATGGAGCGTCTCGACGAGAGCCAGAGGACGGACTCCGGTTACGCCGAAGGGCTGGTGACGGTCGAAGACAAGGGACGGGTGCGCGAGAAGGCATGGCGCGAGTGGCGCCTGGGGTGGGGTGGGGAAGCGCGCGGGCTGGTGCAATTTCTCGAGCCGGCCGAGGTCCGTGGAGTCGGCCTTCTGACCCTCGGCCATTCGGGCAAGCCCGACGAGCAGTGGTTCTATGCCCCGGCCATGGATCGGCACCGCCGCATCGCGCGGGTCGAGAAGTCAACCCGCTTCCTCGGTACGCACTTCACATACGAGGACATGGAGCCACGGGACGTCGATGACCACGAATACCGGCGGCTCGGCGACGGCGAATTGGAAGGAGCGCCCTGCTACCGAATCGAGGCCCGTCCGAGATCGGAGACCGAATCCCAGTACTCCAAGGAGATCTTCTGGGTCCGCCGGGATCCCCTGGTGACCATCAGGGTCGAGGGCTACGTCGAGGGCAAGCTCCGCCGCACCTTCCACGCTTCCGATGTGAGAACGGTCGAGGGCATCGCCACCGCGCACCGGTGGGCGGTGGACGACGAGAAGCGTAGCGGTCGCACCACGCTCGTGCTGCGCAACGTGCGCCATCACCTCGAGCTGGAAGAGGAGTTATTCTCGCGGGAGGCCATGCGGGTGACCCACTCGCCGCCCTAGCCGCAAGCCCGGAGGGATGATGCGCGCTGCATCCACGTTGATTCTGTTGCTGTGGATCGGTCTGTTCCCGGCCGGCGCGGAGGCCGACTCCGCCGAAGCCGTGACCGAGATCGAGGCCAGCGCGGACGCTTTTTCCGACGACGAGCCCTCTACGCCCTCTGAGCAGGGCTGGCTGAGGATCGCGCCCCGGGTGACGCGGCAATTGTCGCCAAGCATGCTTTTGACTGTGGCCCCTGTGCTCGAGGCCGACACTCACGGCGACGTGGATCGCGGCCGGCTCTACGACGACGAGGATCGCGGTCCCAGGCGAGCGCCGCTACGCTTCGAGAGGCTCTCGCTGCGCTTCGATTTGGGGACGGTCAAGGTCGAGATCGGCAAGCAGCCGCTAACCTGGGGCCGAACCGATGCCATCAGCCCGACCGACAATCTGACTCCGCGCGACTGGACCGATCCGTTGCGGGAAGTGCGTCTGTCGCCCTGGGCGGTGCGGGTCAACGTCGAGAAGAGGCGCTGG
This window of the bacterium genome carries:
- a CDS encoding outer membrane lipoprotein-sorting protein gives rise to the protein MRARGLVIVVLAAVLGPASLARPAPADAADAERLDGRALMERLDESQRTDSGYAEGLVTVEDKGRVREKAWREWRLGWGGEARGLVQFLEPAEVRGVGLLTLGHSGKPDEQWFYAPAMDRHRRIARVEKSTRFLGTHFTYEDMEPRDVDDHEYRRLGDGELEGAPCYRIEARPRSETESQYSKEIFWVRRDPLVTIRVEGYVEGKLRRTFHASDVRTVEGIATAHRWAVDDEKRSGRTTLVLRNVRHHLELEEELFSREAMRVTHSPP